From Daucus carota subsp. sativus chromosome 6, DH1 v3.0, whole genome shotgun sequence:
TCTAATGTCTCCTGTTTCTAGATCTAGGAGAGTGCGTTTATAAAGTTGCACAGACAAAGTTCAAATACCACTTACTAATCTCATCAGCTATCGCGATCACTGACTAGCCTTGTGCATTAGTATATGATTGATTACCCTTGTGCTTTAGTGTCTGATTGACTATAAGAGCATGAGATGCTATGTTAGAAACATGAAAGGTGCCTACTTCCTAGAGCCCACAATAAAGCCTTCTAGCAATACCCTTCCATTACTTAAACAAAAGCAGTACTGTATACTTAGCGAAAATAATTAAAGTATTAGTGCATGATTGACAACGGAATATAGGTGCTTACTCCTTAGAGCCTGCTAAGAACACCCAGCGGTGATGCTTAATATACTTTTAAGCGAACTTACCCTTGTCTTTCACAAAAATGCTTGCTTTCCCAGCACGTAAAAAAGTTAAGATTTTTTTGGCTAGTTAATGGGTGATGTAACAAAGTTCATATTCTTCTGCAGCATTGTCCTGAAGATGTATATGATACTAcacatatatattcttttacCCCCACATTTCACAATACCTTAACTCTGGCTTACTTATCCCCCCACTAACTTCATAAAGTAAGAACATAATATAAAGCAAGACAAACATCTATCATAAATCAAAAACCAAGGGAACCCCAAAATGTTGAAAAAGGGTTTCAAAGGAGGGGACAAAAGACTAGGAATTCGAAAGTTTGATGGTGAAGTTCTTCAATAgtagatatattatatattacagtataaaTTTGATCGAGAAAATTACCATAGAGGCCATAATTTGAATTccggcatatttaacatcccagcTAAATTCAGAAATAGACCAGCCAATCCCACCAAAATGATGCGCATTATCAATGACGTAACTCAAATAATCCTCATTGTCGGTGGCCTTGTATAGCCACAAAGCTGCCCACAGCAACTCATCCTTGTATCCACTCACTGATGCATAGTAACTCTTCACTACCCCCACACTCATGTCATACTTTCCTCTGTATTTATCTCCAAATTCAAACACCTACACATATTTGACACCACCATTAAGTTAATCACAACttaatacaaaacaaaatttaattaaagtaCCAGTGTCTGCAATCTACCTGTTGGGCATGGTGCAACAGTAGATGAGAATAATGTGGGTTGGTTTCCTTAAACACAATGGAAGCTGCTGCCATTGCTGCTGCCGTCTCCCCTGCTAGATCCGACCCCGGGTTATTCTCATCGATCTTGTGTGCTTGTCGTGAGGTCGTCATGTCTTCTGGGCGTTGCCAGCAGTAATGATCAGTGTCTCCATCCCCCACCTGTTTACCATTACACATAAATAATCACAGCagtttctttattttcttccgAGTTCTCACTTAAGCTAGGAAACTTAAGGATCAGAACTGAGTTCATTTCGGTACTTAGAATAGGCATTCAGTACTAGTCCCTAGGTTTAGGATAATTAAGATTGTGCCTCTGTATTACCAGTTACCACtactaattattaaataaaataagtccGTAATTAATCAAGGTACTATTGTACCTACCTCTGCCCATAACACATTAGGACTAGTGTGTGCTTTAATGAAGTAATCAGTCCCCCATTTTATTGCCTCTAGAGCATGCTCAAACTCTGCAGCACTGGCAATCTCTTCACCGTATTCAATAACTCCCCATGACAACATTGTCACTGTGAATGCCATCGGAAGTCCAAATTTCACGTGGTCACCAGCATCATGGTATCCTCCTACCAAATCAACCTGaacaaaaagaacaaaatcacatacattacaaaactacacAAACTAAACGCAATATTAACCAATAATGTATTCTCTCCAATTTCACCCCTTGTTCTAAACCGTCTGTGAGGCCCGAATGATCACGCCAAGTGACTCTCTGATTATAGGGTAAGCGACCAGAGCGTTGAGCTTCAAAGTACAAGAGTGATTTAGTAAGAGCATCAGCGTAATCCAGAGATTGAGCACTAGTCCTTATAACGAGCAAGAGGAAGACTGAAATGTTTACGCAATGTGGGAGGAGTTGCGTTTTAATCTCCATTGTTTTTCTCATCTTCCAGGAGACTATGGAAGAAGAGAGAGctaaatgtagctcttgttatGTTTTTCTGGAGATTTATCGCCTAATTAATGAGTCGACATATAGATTGCTATTTATAAACATACAGGGGAGCTATCAGCTATTTTAAAGGAGGTTACACTAGTGCATGTGTCcttgtttttaaaatatgagCATTGTCACTTGTATATGTAGTTAGAAGTCTAGAACTCTGGAACAAGTTAAAATAAGCTTTCAAGCTTCAAGAAAGGAATCAATGGTGGTGGTTTGATCTGTATACTTGGAAAAAAATTGGGAATAAATCTTTTATGAGAAGATTCTAACATATGGccgaataatttaaaatttattttttgaatttatatacGTAGGATTTGGTAAAATACTACGACAATGTAACAACTGCTGTGGAGAATTGTTGTATTAAACATGTCCTGACTCGtgggaattattattattattcttataataaaaatatataatgcgTTTAGAGTATCTCCTGtcatgtaaatttttttattaaaaaatcattaatatatattataaataaaaaattatagaaattaTGTAAACAAACTCAACTCCAATAATACATTccctttttatatgtatatagttaATACTTTTTGTTGAACTTCTACGGACTATGAAATGAATTcgtatcatttattatcatgttggagtaatatattttaattataataatttaaaatattaataatatattattttcaaaatatattcaatCAGTATTATTAATATCATCAATTACATTCTCGTTAAATTTTACATGAATATTCTGCTTTGATGATTAAATAGATCAGTCCTCAAGCCTTTAAAGTGccagtttttttctttttaaataattgaaaacgTACGTCTAACATGTCTCAACAAAATTTGAACTCTGAATAGCTTCCCGTAAAAGAAGAGAtatttttaagcaaaattcTTTGATGTGATAAAATTTGTATGTAGACAAGATAGAGTTATAACAATGACTTTtgtgttttttctttctttttatttaattaaatttataagtttactTTGACAATTTCATAAATTCATTCTCTATTATCTGTATTTGATTAAATATACTATTAGTTTATTAATCGCATATGTAACTATACtttaataaataatcaagtcatTACTAATAGCCTTTCACACCCACATTACAAACCAATTCAACTTTCTAAATAGAAAACTCTGAACAATACTGTGGGCTGCCGTACAAAGTGTCTTGCCCTGCGGTCACACTGGTATTCGTGATATTTATATGTTCCGAAAACTTCTACAGCagaaatgataatattttagggtaagtttaatattatatatacccAAAATTTGTTCcaattatttatgattatattatatcagAAAATCTTTtatcaataataatatacaaaatatagattaaataaaatttggaaaatgcttggtgcacataaatggatacaaaattttgtacataatgacatgtgttggattttaattgaaatgagcctcctgtatttacatcaaccaaccaattaaaacccaccacatgcATTgctacatcattatgtacaaaaattcTGTACACAATTTTGTATACTACTCATAAAATTTTGATCGACACAACCACATGTATGTTTGTACTGTTCATAAAAAGGCTAACAATCATATTGTCTCAGCCCGTGGCAATCAGGAACACCAGAAAACCTCACTCATCAGTCAGGATGGCCGAGTGGTCTAAGGCGCCAGACTCAAGTTCTGGTCCTCTAACGAGGGCGTGGGTTCAAATCCCACTTCTGACATTTTTAATAGCTGATTttcagtaattttatttttatcattaattttcgtaaactaatatttttttcattttcatcttTAAGTTTTGCAaccttatatttttttgataaatattacaTTCCTCCGTGGTTcatctttttcaaaatcttaacatttttttgtaaaattccTTCCTCTTTATCTTACGGAACAATCAATTTATGTGTATAACTATAATTAaagaacaaatatatttaatgttaAGTAAATTACGTAACTTGAAACTTGACAAAAGAATGGATGAATAGTTACTTgtttgaaaagaaaaagagatggCATGACTTGAGAAAAGTAAATTCaaacaataaaatttgaatattagtCCTGCCTAATTATACGAGTTTGTAAAGATCAATCAACAAAATCTGTACTTACACTTGAAACGAGAAAACAAGAAACTTGCATTTcacatttctttttctgaaatgGAGACTCTATATCTTATATTCATACACATTCTACTAAAATGTTATATTCCACACTACTCCTGAAAACACAGTGCTTAGTATTCTCAACTGCATATACGCGTCACTCAAATCTCCTGAAAACGCTTGACGAGTCAGAAAATCTGACGGAGAAAGATCTGGTGAGGATATCGGGTTCATCGTCCCAGAAACTGGAAGCTCCTTGATCAAAATTCTGACTATAATTGTATTCATCATAAGCTTTAGGATAGTGACCATTACGAGATTGTGACAATATTGAGGTGGTAGTCTCAAGTATCTTCTTTTTCTCTCGTTTGAGCTTCCTCCAAATGATTTTCCACTTGGGCAAGCTATGCGTTGATCTTCCACCATCATCAGCGGATTCTACAAGCGAATTGGCTAGGGGCTCGAACTCATAGCTATTCCTCGGACCAAAATGGATGCTTCTACTTCGCAAGCTTCTACACTTGATCACTTCCATTTACGATAAATTTTGCTGCAAGTTGTGAACTAGCTCTTCGTATATATACTGGTGAGGTGGTTTTTAGTATATGCATCTATGGGACATAGCTGATAGCAATATCTGTGCGTGTTCGTGCTAGTATATCTACTCCGTAAGAAACATAGAAGTCAAAATATGTGCGCCAATAGTACATTGACTGGAGCAATGACGACATGGGGTTATATAGACGGAGAGTTTGGATAGCGTGGGTTATAGAAAAGACCAGATCATTCTATGTTAGCTGCACCCGTACGTATGCTTCACAAGTTAATGTCATGTACTCTAATtctattacaatttttttaaatctattaTAGTAACCGGATgatttatacataaatatataattcagtaatcagtattattattatcataatatGAGCGAAGCTCATCAAATATTAACAATTGGGATTtgaggaaaaaaataatttttttttgtaggtatctaatattttctaaaaattttatgCCTCCATCATATGCAAGTGCCCACTTACATAAAATAACTTCTGTATTaaggttttttttgttttatgctGAAGAGCCGCACTCACAATATAAATCGGTGATTTTCGGAAACAAGAtggaatttaaaataacttCAGGTTTTTTTTGGTTGAGTTTAAACTTGTAAttaatttattctttttttacaTGAGTAATTTATTTACTCAATAAGAGTTTATTTCTcacatattattaaaaaataaaacttgcaaatTCAGTTATTATCTAtcattttgttttagttttaaaatatgatatcataaaaaagtaatattaaTTCAATTCAATGGATAAGTTATCATATCCAGTAATATATTACGAATTTTTATATCTAATCAATCATAAATTACTAGAAAATTGTTTGAATtgataaattgaaaaattatctttttcttAAATGAAATCGAACGATCCGGTTATTATTGCCTTGAATACTTGggtatgaatattttttttactggTTTTAAAAATTCATAGGATTGCTATCTCGTATTCTAGATGCCCGACTAACACTTTGACTGTCAAACAAACAGAAGCTTCGAATTTTAGTGATGAGATTCGAATTGGTAGCATAACAATTGTCGGCATTCACACATGTACACGAAATGGTAGCTGAGGAACACACTTTAAAAATTATACACTGAATTCTACATAGATTATACGCCAACGGAAAGCACGTGAACGGGATGAAGCGCATGTTGACATACCAGAGTCCAGCTCCAGGCTACAGCATAACCAGTGTTGAACAGAAAAAACTTATGAATAAAATTGTAAGATTACTTGTTTAACCGAAATCACCTCCCTCACAAATTTCAAAATGGATTATCTTAATTTTGATCTTAAAAGGAATGTTTAAATCATTTTCTTTGAATTTCAGTCCTATCACCCAGAAAGAGAAAGTTCACAGAGACAAATttgttgaaaattaaatatagataattgtgtcaatttatatttcttataaactttattcctcatattttttttcaatttcaacTAAACTCATATTCATTAATGTAAAGGCTTAAATACCTTCTAGCCATTGAAGTTTGGCTCGTTGTACACACCAACCATGCATGTTTGAAAAAATCCGGTCCAACCATCCAACTTTACTCTTTTGTATATCCTCGCCACAATCGAGCAAAATCAGAAAAACCGGTTGACGTTGCATACCAAACATTTGATATGCGAGTGAGTGGTGGGTGTTTACTGTACACGCGCTCACTTTTTTCCTTTCCAGTTAGAAGATTTAAACTGTAACTAACTTTTATATCATTATCCGAACCtctaatttttgaatatatttttataatatttatttattttgattaataacaatatatttttttaagaatattataatgaataaaatattattatattattt
This genomic window contains:
- the LOC108193043 gene encoding endoglucanase 11-like encodes the protein MRKTMEIKTQLLPHCVNISVFLLLVIRTSAQSLDYADALTKSLLYFEAQRSGRLPYNQRVTWRDHSGLTDGLEQGVDLVGGYHDAGDHVKFGLPMAFTVTMLSWGVIEYGEEIASAAEFEHALEAIKWGTDYFIKAHTSPNVLWAEVGDGDTDHYCWQRPEDMTTSRQAHKIDENNPGSDLAGETAAAMAAASIVFKETNPHYSHLLLHHAQQVFEFGDKYRGKYDMSVGVVKSYYASVSGYKDELLWAALWLYKATDNEDYLSYVIDNAHHFGGIGWSISEFSWDVKYAGIQIMASMLLPEVKHKEHRNIIRQYRSKAEFYICSCLSKNNGTNTERTPGGLLYIRQWNNMQYVSSAVFLLTVYSDFLSNTNQNLSCHGTTVTPEDLFTLAKSQVDYILGVNPNNMSYLVGYGTKYPTHVHHRGASIASYRVNKGFIGCTQGYDDWYSRPEPNPNVVIGALVGGPDRDDDFRDDRGNYMQTEACTYNTAPLVGIFAKLNQLTDLRLIASY